A genomic stretch from Mycobacterium malmoense includes:
- a CDS encoding phosphotransferase family protein, translated as MTSADRLEGLDLASLDRYLRSLGIERDGELRAEFISGGRSNLTFRVYDDASSWLVRRPPLHGLTPSAHDMAREYRVVAALQDTPVPVARAIALCEDDSVLGAPFQIVEFVAGQVVRRRAQLEAFSHTVIDGCVNSLIRVLVDLHNVDPNAVGLADFGKPSGYLERQVRRWGSQWELVRLPDDHRDADVERLHSGLRESIPQQSRTSIVHGDYRIDNTILDADDPTRVRAVVDWELSTLGDPLSDAALMCVYRDPALDLIVNAQAAWTSPLLPTADELADRYSLAAGLPLAHWEFYMALAYFKLAIIAAGIDFRRRMSEQAQGGGDTSDQQPEVVAPLISRGLAELAKLPG; from the coding sequence GTGACTTCCGCTGACCGACTCGAGGGGCTCGACCTGGCCTCGCTGGACCGGTATCTGCGTTCGCTCGGCATCGAACGCGACGGCGAGCTGCGGGCCGAGTTCATCTCCGGGGGCCGCTCGAATTTGACGTTCCGGGTGTATGACGACGCTTCCAGCTGGCTGGTGCGGCGCCCGCCGCTGCACGGGCTGACGCCGTCGGCGCACGACATGGCCCGCGAATACAGGGTGGTCGCCGCGCTGCAGGACACGCCGGTTCCGGTGGCGCGCGCCATCGCGCTGTGCGAGGACGACTCGGTGTTGGGCGCGCCGTTCCAGATCGTCGAATTCGTTGCGGGACAAGTGGTGCGCCGGCGCGCCCAACTGGAGGCGTTCAGTCACACCGTCATCGACGGCTGCGTCAATTCTTTGATCCGGGTCCTGGTCGACCTGCATAACGTCGACCCGAATGCCGTGGGGCTGGCCGACTTTGGCAAGCCCAGCGGTTACCTGGAGCGCCAGGTGCGCCGCTGGGGCTCGCAATGGGAGCTGGTGCGGCTGCCCGACGATCACCGCGACGCTGACGTCGAGCGATTGCATTCGGGTCTGCGCGAATCCATTCCGCAGCAGAGTCGCACCTCGATCGTGCACGGTGACTACCGGATCGACAACACCATCCTGGACGCCGACGACCCGACACGGGTGCGCGCCGTCGTGGACTGGGAGCTCTCGACGCTGGGCGACCCGCTCAGCGACGCCGCTCTGATGTGCGTGTACCGCGACCCGGCGCTGGACCTGATCGTCAACGCGCAAGCCGCCTGGACGTCGCCGCTGTTGCCGACGGCCGACGAGCTGGCGGATCGCTATTCGCTGGCGGCCGGGTTGCCGCTGGCGCACTGGGAGTTCTACATGGCGCTGGCCTACTTCAAGCTCGCCATCATCGCCGCCGGCATCGATTTCCGCCGGCGAATGTCCGAGCAGGCCCAGGGGGGAGGCGACACGTCGGACCAGCAACCCGAGGTCGTGGCGCCGTTGATCTCGCGCGGGCTGGCAGAGCTCGCCAAGCTGCCCGGCTAG